GAATTGAGGCAGGTCGCTTTTGACAGTTTTGACAAAGCATTATGTTATACCGCCTTTCTTTTCAATGATTAAATTATATAATTAGCACTCGCAATAATCAAGTGCTAAAACTTAAAACCTTTTCTGTCGACATAGTAAATATGCTAAAATAAGCCTTAGCAATTTTTTTGCTAAGGATGGAATATGTTTTATAGAAACGGTGGTAAAGTTGGATTATCAAGAAATTCTGGAGCAGTTAGCAAATGGTGAATTGGATCATTATGAAGTTAAACCTGAAGAAGCGTTTGATTTTCAAGCTGCTTTAAGATCTTTTGGTAAAAGACAGAATATAACTGGAAAAGCCTTGCGAGGAGGCAAAATAGTTTACACGCAATCAAAGTCTGAACTTTAATGATGTAAACTGTTACATTTATGTTGTCTAATTCACAAAAAAATGATAGTCTAATACAGGAATAGGTATTTACTACCGGTTTGATTTTTTCAATTCAAAGGAGATATTTATAATGGAAAAACGCGATTTTCATGTTATTGCAGAAACAGGTATTCATGCTCGTCCAGCAACTTTGTTAGTTCAAGCTGCTTCAAAGTTTGGTTCAGACATCAACCTTGAATACAATGGTAAGTCAGTTAACTTGAAGTCAATCATGGGTGTTATGTCACTTGGTGTTGGTAAGAATGCCGATGTTACTATTAGTGCTGATGGTGATGACGAAAAAGACGCAATTGCTGCTATTTCTGAAACAATGAAAAAAGAGGGTTTGGCTGAATAATGACCAAGACATTAAAAGGAATTGCTGCAAGTGATGGTATTGCTGTAGCACCAGCCTATCTCTTGGTTGAACCTGATCTTACTTATACAAAGACGACAATTAGCGACGTTGACAGTGAATTGGCTCGTTACAAAAAAGCAATTGAAGTTTCAACTGCAGAAGTTGAGCAAATTCGCGACAGCGCTAAAAAGAGCTTAGGTGAAGATGAAGCCCAAGTCTTTGAAGCACATTTGATGATTTTGAATGACCCTGAATTTACGGGTGCAATTGAAAATGAAATCAAGGAGCAAAAGATCAACAGCGAAGCTGCGTTAGATGAAACTGCTCAAAAATTTATTACAATTTTTGAAGGAATGACTGATAACGCATATATGCAACAACGTGCTGCAGATGTTCGTGATGTTTCTAAGCGAATTATGGCGCACTTGCTTAACAAGGAATTGCCTAATCCTGCTTCAATTGATCATGAAGTTATCGTTGTTGCACACGACTTAACTCCAAGTGATACTGCGCAATTAAACAAAAAGTTTGTCAAAGGTTTTGTAACCGATATTGGTGGTCGGACTGCTCACTCAGCAATCATGGCTCGTTCATTAGAATTACCTGCTGTTGTCGGGACTGATTCAATTACTAAGGACGTG
This genomic window from Lactobacillus panisapium contains:
- a CDS encoding phosphocarrier protein HPr: MEKRDFHVIAETGIHARPATLLVQAASKFGSDINLEYNGKSVNLKSIMGVMSLGVGKNADVTISADGDDEKDAIAAISETMKKEGLAE